One Nostoc sp. UHCC 0302 DNA window includes the following coding sequences:
- a CDS encoding anthranilate synthase component I family protein, whose translation MVTEFQTAIKYKSKFVPGQKNPIVALHNFLQAGIFNNYVLYEGKNEVRIAGNELAKVSVYQDSVSLKSVEKSYSEIATEPFKQVEKMLAALPIEDWTAYGYVAFDMARFYSAYSKSIQQESLYFLIPEIELIFTNEGVCIRSTKSIEQVQEILLLDSQLPDYQPANLTVDFGDRANYQQKITQLIEAIQKDELQKAIISRPVKIPGNLDVLGTYIVGARVNNSARSYCLNIGDVRAVGFSPETLMEVYEDGFIVTNPLAGTRPRSQSQKEDTYLTHELFTDAKEVKEHALSIWLAQSEIASLCLAGSTQVFNFMEVKKYRCVQHLSSRVGGQLQPGKTLWDALKILFPGITVSGIDKQQALKWIDRLEDEPRGIYAGGIGWVNSRGTGDLAIAIRSVYQYGNNIYLNAGAGIVSESVPEKEYAESVNKMNTMLTNLVLQSEGK comes from the coding sequence ATGGTAACAGAGTTTCAGACAGCAATTAAATATAAGAGTAAATTTGTCCCTGGTCAGAAAAACCCTATTGTGGCGTTGCATAATTTTTTGCAAGCTGGTATTTTTAATAATTATGTTCTTTATGAAGGTAAAAATGAAGTTCGGATTGCTGGCAATGAGTTAGCTAAAGTATCAGTTTATCAAGACTCAGTTTCTCTTAAAAGCGTAGAGAAGTCTTACTCAGAGATAGCTACTGAGCCTTTTAAACAAGTAGAAAAAATGTTGGCGGCATTGCCTATTGAAGATTGGACAGCTTATGGTTATGTCGCTTTTGATATGGCTCGGTTCTATTCTGCATATTCCAAATCAATCCAGCAAGAGAGCCTATATTTTTTAATTCCAGAGATTGAACTGATATTTACAAATGAGGGAGTCTGCATCAGAAGTACTAAGTCTATAGAACAAGTTCAAGAAATATTACTTTTAGATAGTCAATTGCCAGATTACCAACCTGCCAATTTGACAGTAGATTTTGGCGATCGCGCAAATTACCAGCAGAAAATTACCCAGTTAATCGAGGCAATTCAAAAAGACGAGTTACAAAAAGCAATTATCTCCCGCCCTGTGAAAATTCCTGGTAATTTAGATGTATTAGGAACATATATAGTCGGAGCTAGAGTTAATAATTCCGCACGTTCCTATTGTTTAAATATCGGAGATGTCCGAGCAGTTGGTTTTAGTCCTGAAACCCTGATGGAAGTTTATGAAGATGGTTTCATTGTGACTAATCCTCTAGCAGGAACTCGACCTCGCAGTCAAAGCCAAAAAGAAGACACATACCTAACTCATGAACTATTTACTGATGCCAAAGAAGTGAAAGAACACGCACTTTCTATTTGGTTAGCACAAAGTGAAATTGCTTCGCTTTGTTTAGCAGGTAGTACTCAGGTCTTCAATTTCATGGAGGTGAAAAAATATCGGTGCGTGCAACATCTGTCATCTAGAGTTGGTGGACAACTACAACCAGGAAAAACCTTGTGGGATGCTTTAAAAATTTTGTTTCCAGGGATTACAGTTTCTGGAATTGATAAACAACAAGCCCTTAAATGGATTGACCGTTTAGAAGACGAACCAAGAGGTATTTATGCTGGCGGTATTGGCTGGGTAAATAGTAGGGGTACAGGAGATTTAGCGATCGCCATTCGCTCTGTTTATCAGTACGGTAATAATATTTACTTAAATGCTGGTGCTGGCATTGTTAGTGAATCAGTACCAGAAAAAGAGTATGCCGAGTCTGTCAACAAGATGAATACTATGTTGACCAATCTAGTTTTACAATCTGAAGGAAAATGA
- a CDS encoding 3-oxoacyl-ACP synthase III family protein produces the protein MINDSIGIRSLAVSFGSIIRTNEYWLKKFPELIQPQKAKRVRLPQSSESTSSQNVLDIWSQAVAPYLSDPFRGNVERRIVNPDESSLTLEYRAAKDALDAAQLSPQEVDLMIVASLFPEHVGHGNAVYLGQQLGLHCPAWNLESTCSSALVALQNAHALIQIGAYRNALVVVSHIGSKTVDEEDTLSWSMGDGAGAFVVDALKPNQGILGTKIINTAATCGAYVHELVTNAQGQPCIRTRTGENVSTLAETSVDFVRTCCESAATAAGITLAEIDFFAFNTPTAWYANVCKQALGISAEQTINLYPRYANIGPVLPIANLYHAAHECKIRENSLVLVYTKGASATAAATVMRWGDVALGSVPTPPVSLPQEPVKIHLTEVQKISISREKLLAACPQEQRQMLETYLLGWLSHSLQLTVSQINQQQPLALLLDSLIGFLFKTQIENDLKVQVPIEKFFGENNLNHLIELLLNQLAVTNLITSNSIVVTDIEEREKLSL, from the coding sequence ATGATCAATGATTCAATCGGTATTCGCTCACTTGCAGTCAGCTTCGGTAGCATCATCCGCACTAACGAGTATTGGCTGAAGAAGTTTCCCGAATTAATTCAGCCTCAAAAGGCTAAAAGAGTAAGGCTGCCTCAGTCTAGCGAATCTACTTCTAGTCAAAACGTCCTAGATATTTGGTCACAAGCTGTAGCACCGTATTTATCAGACCCATTTCGGGGTAATGTAGAACGTCGGATAGTTAATCCCGATGAATCTTCCCTAACCCTAGAATATCGTGCAGCGAAAGATGCTCTGGACGCTGCACAACTCTCTCCCCAAGAAGTCGATTTGATGATTGTGGCTTCCCTGTTTCCCGAACACGTGGGACATGGCAATGCTGTTTACCTTGGTCAGCAATTAGGATTGCATTGTCCTGCTTGGAATTTAGAATCAACCTGCTCTAGCGCCTTAGTAGCACTACAAAACGCTCACGCACTCATACAGATAGGCGCATACCGCAACGCCTTAGTAGTTGTATCTCACATTGGGTCTAAAACAGTAGACGAAGAAGATACTCTTTCATGGTCAATGGGTGATGGTGCTGGAGCCTTCGTAGTGGACGCACTTAAACCAAACCAAGGAATCTTGGGTACTAAAATCATTAACACTGCTGCAACCTGTGGTGCTTATGTACATGAACTAGTGACAAATGCCCAAGGTCAGCCGTGCATACGCACTCGCACAGGTGAGAACGTTAGTACACTAGCAGAAACATCAGTAGATTTCGTTCGTACCTGCTGCGAAAGTGCTGCTACTGCTGCTGGCATAACTTTGGCTGAAATCGACTTCTTTGCTTTCAATACGCCTACTGCTTGGTATGCCAATGTCTGTAAACAAGCATTAGGCATTAGTGCAGAACAAACCATCAATCTTTATCCTCGATACGCAAATATTGGGCCAGTGCTTCCCATCGCTAACCTATATCATGCTGCCCATGAGTGTAAAATCAGGGAAAATAGCTTAGTTTTAGTTTATACTAAGGGTGCATCAGCCACTGCTGCGGCAACAGTCATGCGCTGGGGTGATGTAGCACTTGGTTCAGTTCCTACCCCTCCTGTCAGCCTTCCCCAAGAGCCAGTAAAGATTCATTTAACAGAAGTACAGAAAATTAGTATTTCAAGAGAGAAACTTTTGGCTGCTTGTCCACAAGAACAACGGCAAATGCTTGAAACCTACCTCTTGGGATGGCTAAGTCATTCACTACAACTTACTGTGTCGCAAATAAATCAACAGCAACCTTTAGCTTTATTACTCGATTCTCTTATTGGTTTCTTATTTAAAACCCAAATCGAAAATGATTTGAAAGTGCAAGTACCCATAGAAAAATTCTTTGGTGAAAATAATTTAAATCATCTAATTGAACTGTTGCTTAATCAGTTAGCTGTTACCAACCTTATAACATCTAACTCAATAGTTGTTACTGACATCGAAGAAAGAGAAAAATTAAGTCTTTAA
- the acpS gene encoding holo-ACP synthase, whose product MMALPCIDTLAVVPETININGCTIEIVATVDIETLIKQAGEDFEMQYFTASERSIANSGIQHIQYLAGRFCAKKAVLKALGMELNQKICWLDIEVQQLPTGEPSVVLHGKCQQVANRLGITKWLLSISHVSSYATASAIALLR is encoded by the coding sequence ATGATGGCATTACCCTGCATAGATACACTGGCTGTTGTACCTGAAACTATAAATATCAACGGTTGTACCATAGAAATAGTTGCAACTGTTGATATTGAAACACTCATAAAACAAGCAGGGGAAGATTTTGAAATGCAATACTTCACAGCTAGTGAGCGAAGTATTGCTAACTCTGGTATTCAGCACATCCAGTATTTGGCAGGTCGTTTCTGTGCCAAAAAAGCAGTCCTGAAAGCCTTGGGGATGGAATTAAACCAAAAGATTTGTTGGCTAGATATTGAAGTGCAACAACTACCCACAGGTGAACCATCAGTAGTATTGCATGGCAAATGTCAGCAAGTGGCTAACCGCCTGGGGATTACCAAGTGGTTGTTGAGCATCAGCCATGTATCTTCCTACGCTACAGCAAGTGCGATCGCTCTTTTGAGGTGA
- a CDS encoding condensation domain-containing protein yields MDLYALLTNLANQGVKLSANGNLLDIDAPKGVITPELHNSLTKHKLELLALLNQNATSTTSLPKILPAPELRYEPFPLTDMQYAFWVGRSGVLELGNVANHGYYEIECKYLHLEKLNWALQKIIERHDMLRAIVLPNGQQQVLEQVPFYTIEVLDLRGKSEDTVTAEIEAVRQRMSHQVIPSDRWPLFEFRVTRLQEDCFRLHVSFDLQIFDAWSLFRLFDEWFQIYQHPDQPLPPLEISFRDYVLAEQSIEKTELYKRSQEYWFNRLDDLPPAPDLPLAKNPKEVKQHENKRYEGRLEPTVWQHLKQRAASAGLTPSGVLLAAFAEILSFWSKSPRFTLNLALFNRLPLHPQVNDILGDFTSVTLLAVDNSNPESFTQRSHRLQQQLFQDLEHRYISGVRVIRELARKQGTAPSAMPVIFTSTLGFGSLGQKTLTFSHFGELVYGISQASQAWMDIQVWEEKETLTFNWDVVEELFPEGLIGDMFAAYCHLLKQLATSESAWIETTRQLIPPAQLVQRNDINATAAPTPDEMLHTMFAKQVQQRLTEPAVISPRRTLTYQDLYVLSHQLGHRLRRLGATPNQLIGVVMDKGWEQIVAVMGILASGAAYVPIDPGLPQQRREYLLENSEVKIVLTQSWLNRLVRKFQSQTVQSFGAKL; encoded by the coding sequence ATGGATTTATATGCACTATTAACCAACCTTGCCAATCAAGGCGTAAAACTATCTGCTAATGGCAACTTACTAGATATTGATGCGCCGAAGGGAGTAATCACACCAGAATTACATAACTCACTAACTAAACATAAACTAGAACTACTGGCATTACTCAACCAGAACGCCACAAGTACTACCTCTTTACCAAAAATTTTGCCAGCACCAGAGCTGCGCTACGAGCCTTTCCCACTCACAGATATGCAGTATGCCTTTTGGGTAGGTCGCAGTGGAGTCCTTGAACTGGGGAATGTTGCTAACCACGGTTATTACGAGATTGAATGTAAGTATTTACATTTAGAAAAGTTGAATTGGGCGCTGCAAAAAATCATAGAGCGTCACGATATGCTCAGGGCTATAGTCTTACCCAATGGACAACAGCAAGTTTTAGAGCAAGTACCTTTCTATACTATTGAAGTTTTAGATTTAAGAGGAAAATCTGAAGACACTGTGACTGCTGAGATTGAAGCGGTGCGTCAGCGGATGTCTCATCAGGTAATCCCAAGCGATCGCTGGCCTTTATTTGAGTTTAGAGTCACACGCTTACAAGAAGACTGCTTTAGGTTACACGTAAGTTTCGATTTGCAAATATTTGATGCTTGGAGTCTATTTCGGTTATTTGACGAATGGTTTCAAATCTACCAGCATCCAGATCAGCCATTACCGCCCTTAGAAATTTCCTTCCGTGATTATGTTTTGGCAGAGCAAAGCATAGAAAAAACAGAATTATATAAGCGATCGCAAGAATATTGGTTCAATCGCCTTGATGACCTACCCCCAGCCCCAGATTTACCACTAGCCAAAAATCCTAAAGAAGTTAAACAACACGAAAACAAGCGTTACGAAGGACGCTTAGAACCAACTGTTTGGCAACACTTAAAGCAGCGTGCTGCTAGTGCTGGCTTAACTCCCTCTGGTGTATTACTGGCTGCTTTTGCCGAAATCTTGAGTTTTTGGAGCAAAAGTCCCCGATTTACGCTTAATCTCGCCTTATTTAATCGTTTACCGTTGCACCCTCAAGTTAACGATATTTTAGGGGACTTTACTTCAGTCACACTATTAGCTGTAGACAATTCTAATCCTGAATCATTTACACAGCGATCGCACCGCCTTCAACAGCAACTATTTCAAGACTTAGAACATCGCTATATTAGTGGTGTGCGCGTCATTCGAGAACTTGCCCGTAAACAGGGTACAGCTCCCAGTGCCATGCCAGTCATATTTACCAGTACACTGGGCTTTGGTTCTCTAGGGCAAAAAACCTTAACCTTCAGTCATTTTGGTGAGTTAGTTTATGGTATTAGTCAAGCATCCCAAGCTTGGATGGATATTCAAGTCTGGGAAGAAAAGGAAACTTTAACCTTCAACTGGGATGTGGTTGAAGAACTTTTCCCAGAAGGTTTAATTGGGGATATGTTTGCAGCTTATTGTCATTTGCTCAAACAATTAGCAACTTCTGAATCAGCTTGGATTGAGACCACGAGGCAACTCATTCCTCCCGCCCAATTAGTACAACGCAATGATATCAATGCGACAGCTGCGCCAACTCCTGACGAAATGCTGCACACAATGTTTGCAAAACAAGTTCAGCAACGTCTAACAGAACCCGCGGTCATTTCCCCCCGGCGCACCCTAACTTATCAAGATTTGTATGTACTTTCTCATCAGCTAGGTCATCGGCTGCGGCGACTGGGAGCTACTCCTAACCAATTGATCGGCGTAGTCATGGATAAGGGATGGGAGCAAATTGTTGCTGTCATGGGTATTTTGGCTTCCGGTGCAGCTTATGTTCCCATAGATCCTGGATTGCCACAACAGCGAAGAGAATATCTACTAGAAAACAGTGAAGTCAAGATTGTTCTGACCCAATCTTGGTTAAATAGACTTGTCCGAAAATTCCAAAGCCAGACTGTTCAAAGCTTTGGGGCAAAACTTTGA
- a CDS encoding 4'-phosphopantetheinyl transferase superfamily protein → MVDQYIRGLGLDITPINRIAQLVDRYDSETLNLLFTVNEIDHCQSANNSHQYYAVCFATKEAVGKALGTGLVGIDWNEIEAEIISHNIIIHLYGKARLQAKRREIQKWLANWCNWDQHVLVHVLAL, encoded by the coding sequence ATGGTAGACCAATATATTAGAGGGTTAGGTTTAGATATCACACCCATTAACAGAATTGCCCAACTCGTTGATAGATATGACAGTGAAACCCTAAATCTGTTATTTACTGTTAACGAAATCGACCACTGCCAATCAGCTAACAACAGCCACCAATATTATGCTGTCTGCTTTGCCACAAAAGAAGCTGTAGGCAAAGCCCTAGGCACTGGATTAGTCGGTATTGACTGGAATGAAATTGAAGCCGAAATCATATCTCACAACATAATTATTCATCTATACGGTAAAGCAAGGCTTCAAGCAAAAAGACGTGAGATTCAAAAGTGGTTGGCTAATTGGTGCAATTGGGATCAACACGTATTGGTTCATGTTCTTGCTCTGTAA
- a CDS encoding transposase family protein, translated as MILDYIQKYPLRTKQILGISYEQLQSLLNCALKRNRYIKAKQESHKIRINAAGGGRPEKLSTEEQVCLCLFYLRQMPTFQVLGMLFGVSKTEANDTFHDWIPILRDILPASLLEQVSNNESDLLFVQEVLTNFRLLVDSLEQPIYRDSDQKEQQKYFSGKKRQHTLKSLIIGIPEGKDIVEVEVGVPGPTADIKLFRQSQNKFDKSQPFSGDKGFQGGENITTPHKKKPKRELTQQQKDENKALSSNRIFIEHLIRLLKIFRIASQRFRLKLETYEQIILTVCGLVRLRIGSLVLPT; from the coding sequence ATGATTTTAGATTATATACAAAAGTATCCACTACGAACAAAACAGATTTTAGGGATTAGTTACGAACAATTGCAATCACTGCTAAATTGCGCCTTAAAACGAAATCGATACATCAAAGCTAAACAAGAGAGTCATAAAATTAGAATTAATGCGGCTGGTGGTGGTCGTCCCGAAAAGTTATCAACCGAAGAACAAGTATGTTTATGTCTATTTTATCTAAGACAGATGCCAACATTCCAAGTATTAGGAATGCTATTTGGTGTTTCCAAAACCGAAGCTAATGATACATTTCACGACTGGATACCAATTCTTCGTGATATATTACCTGCTAGTTTATTAGAACAAGTATCAAATAATGAAAGTGATTTACTATTTGTTCAAGAAGTATTAACAAATTTTAGGCTATTAGTCGATAGCTTAGAACAGCCAATATATAGGGATTCTGACCAAAAAGAGCAACAGAAATATTTTTCTGGAAAGAAGAGACAACATACATTAAAAAGTCTGATAATTGGCATACCAGAAGGCAAAGATATTGTAGAGGTAGAAGTAGGTGTTCCTGGGCCAACAGCAGATATAAAATTGTTTCGTCAATCTCAAAATAAATTTGATAAATCTCAACCCTTTTCAGGTGATAAAGGCTTTCAAGGAGGTGAGAATATCACTACTCCTCATAAAAAGAAACCAAAACGAGAATTAACTCAACAGCAAAAAGATGAAAATAAGGCTTTATCTAGTAATCGGATATTCATTGAACATTTGATTCGATTACTTAAAATATTCCGCATAGCCTCACAAAGATTTCGCTTAAAGCTTGAGACGTATGAGCAGATTATTTTAACAGTTTGCGGATTAGTTAGGTTAAGAATTGGTAGCTTAGTTCTGCCAACTTAG
- a CDS encoding amino acid adenylation domain-containing protein codes for MSDKFNEKLEWPSESEIQRLCIDTEELANETNQPLQPAQTPDDLAYVIYTSGSTGLPKGVMITHRNVVNVVVHTNQRFNIGSQDRILAVTALNHDLSVYDIFGLLCAGGAIVIPDACGVKDPTHWAELMVQEKVTLWNSVPAMMQMLVEYVESQSVIIPASLRLVIMGGDWLPVSLPNRLKALVPKVQILSIGGPTETTIWNIGYLITEVNPNWKSIPYGKPMANAKYYILNEALEDCPVWVPGQMYCAGVQVAQGYWRDAEKTAANFITHPRTQERIYCTGDLGRYLPNGNIEFLGRADFQVKIRGYRIELGEIEAVLKQHPGVKDAIAVTVPAAEQSHQQIIACIVPEKQQAETLFETEMADTADDTQQLWQNLVEQGANIAQQNLDAVKPEAFAAFWQQYLDPLYTYAVSIALQKFGVYTQLDEAYSLDELMQRGQIKPRYRKWLSRALSFLVDLGWLQIRGDKFANTRLLPTSFPTELLTKILSEAAPILDYNQNTVALLVNSAKNLAAILTENIHSAEIIATEEIPALYRKEFQIGSLVIREILRNLAQSWKSATNLRILEIGAGTGAVTREILSVLPPEKTTYVYTDISQYFLQLGQQDFGNYSFLETGLFNLEQSPQEQGYELHSFDVIIAGGVIHATRNIQESLENVRSLLAPNGLLLFVEPTKLHPFWELFMGLQQGFDRFEDTSLRSNPLLSPKQWQEVLLAQGFTDCTVFSKPGSIADFLGVYTFMARGSAFVQKFKKQEFRSFLEKKLPEYMVPSEFILLNTLPLTANGKVNRQALPQLQNLRTQFKTSYVMPQTEAEQVIASIWQEVLRVEKVGIDDNFFELGGDSLQATQVISRMREKFQVNLPVQNLIQAPTLTSLAKSIEEIQQTTQKLQAPINEALDNRVEIEL; via the coding sequence ATTTCGGACAAGTTTAATGAGAAATTAGAGTGGCCATCAGAATCAGAAATTCAACGTCTGTGCATAGATACAGAAGAACTAGCAAACGAAACTAACCAGCCACTACAACCAGCCCAAACACCTGATGATTTAGCCTACGTCATTTACACCTCTGGTTCCACCGGCTTACCCAAAGGCGTGATGATTACCCATCGCAACGTCGTTAACGTCGTTGTTCACACAAATCAACGCTTCAATATTGGTAGCCAAGATAGAATTTTGGCTGTGACGGCTTTAAACCATGACCTGTCTGTATATGACATCTTTGGTTTGTTATGTGCAGGTGGGGCAATTGTTATACCCGATGCTTGTGGTGTAAAAGACCCGACGCACTGGGCAGAGTTGATGGTGCAGGAAAAAGTGACTCTGTGGAATTCTGTACCCGCAATGATGCAGATGTTGGTGGAATATGTTGAGAGTCAATCTGTAATCATACCTGCAAGCTTGCGTTTGGTTATTATGGGTGGTGATTGGTTGCCAGTTTCTCTACCGAATCGCCTCAAAGCTTTAGTACCAAAAGTACAAATATTGAGTATTGGCGGCCCTACAGAAACAACCATTTGGAATATTGGTTATTTAATTACAGAGGTTAACCCAAATTGGAAGAGTATTCCTTATGGTAAACCGATGGCAAATGCTAAATACTATATTTTGAACGAAGCCTTAGAAGATTGTCCCGTTTGGGTTCCTGGCCAAATGTACTGTGCTGGCGTGCAGGTTGCTCAAGGCTATTGGCGTGATGCAGAAAAAACAGCTGCCAATTTCATTACCCATCCTCGGACGCAAGAACGCATTTACTGCACAGGTGACCTCGGTCGTTATTTACCTAATGGCAACATTGAATTTTTAGGACGGGCAGATTTCCAGGTCAAAATCAGGGGTTATCGCATTGAATTAGGTGAAATTGAAGCAGTTTTGAAACAGCATCCAGGCGTGAAAGATGCGATCGCTGTTACGGTTCCAGCAGCGGAACAATCTCATCAACAAATCATTGCTTGCATAGTGCCAGAAAAACAGCAAGCAGAGACGCTATTTGAAACAGAAATGGCAGACACTGCCGACGACACACAACAGCTATGGCAGAATTTGGTTGAACAAGGAGCGAACATCGCTCAACAAAACTTGGATGCTGTCAAACCGGAAGCCTTTGCTGCCTTCTGGCAACAATATCTAGACCCACTCTACACCTACGCTGTTAGTATTGCCTTACAGAAGTTTGGAGTTTATACCCAACTAGATGAGGCGTATTCCCTCGATGAATTGATGCAGCGAGGCCAGATTAAACCCCGCTATCGAAAATGGCTGAGTCGCGCCCTATCTTTCTTAGTAGACCTGGGATGGTTGCAAATACGTGGTGACAAGTTTGCTAATACTCGACTTCTGCCTACTAGCTTTCCGACAGAATTGTTAACCAAGATTTTATCAGAAGCAGCGCCAATCCTTGACTACAACCAAAATACAGTGGCACTGTTGGTCAATTCGGCAAAAAATCTAGCAGCAATTCTCACAGAAAACATTCACTCGGCTGAGATTATTGCTACAGAAGAAATTCCTGCGCTCTATCGCAAGGAATTTCAAATTGGTAGTTTAGTGATTCGGGAAATTTTGCGTAACCTTGCCCAATCTTGGAAGTCAGCAACTAACCTGCGAATTCTAGAAATTGGGGCTGGAACTGGTGCTGTCACTAGGGAAATACTTTCGGTATTACCTCCTGAAAAAACCACCTATGTTTATACCGACATTTCACAGTATTTTTTGCAGTTAGGACAACAAGATTTTGGTAACTATTCTTTCCTAGAAACTGGTTTATTCAACCTAGAACAGTCACCCCAAGAGCAAGGCTATGAACTCCACAGTTTTGATGTAATTATCGCTGGTGGTGTGATTCATGCTACTCGCAATATTCAAGAATCTCTAGAGAATGTGCGATCGCTTTTAGCCCCTAATGGTTTACTGCTGTTTGTGGAACCAACGAAACTGCATCCATTTTGGGAGCTATTTATGGGGTTGCAGCAAGGTTTTGATCGCTTTGAAGATACCTCACTGCGGTCTAATCCTCTTCTCTCGCCAAAGCAGTGGCAAGAAGTTTTGTTAGCGCAAGGATTTACAGATTGTACAGTTTTTAGTAAGCCAGGCTCTATTGCTGACTTTTTGGGAGTTTATACTTTTATGGCGCGGGGGTCTGCATTTGTGCAGAAGTTTAAAAAGCAGGAATTCAGAAGCTTTTTAGAGAAAAAATTACCAGAGTACATGGTTCCTAGCGAATTTATTCTCCTAAATACTCTGCCCCTGACAGCGAATGGTAAAGTAAATCGCCAAGCGTTACCTCAGTTACAAAATCTGCGGACGCAATTCAAAACAAGCTATGTCATGCCGCAAACTGAAGCTGAGCAAGTCATTGCCAGTATTTGGCAAGAGGTTTTGCGAGTTGAAAAAGTGGGGATTGACGATAACTTCTTTGAATTAGGGGGAGATTCTCTACAAGCGACGCAAGTTATCTCTCGAATGCGTGAGAAATTTCAAGTTAATTTACCCGTGCAGAATTTAATTCAAGCACCAACTCTAACTAGCTTGGCGAAGTCTATTGAAGAGATTCAGCAAACAACTCAAAAACTCCAAGCTCCGATTAATGAGGCATTAGATAATCGAGTGGAGATTGAGCTATGA
- a CDS encoding benzoate-CoA ligase family protein has product MISEQLPDIFNVAAYFIESNLVQGRSDKIAFYYQNETYTYAQVSNLTQRSAKLLANLGVEAENRIAILLPDSPEFVFAFWGAIWLGAVPVPINTTCSLDDIQYILQDSRAKVLLTTQEWEEKLTPIQSQFLRHVLLKDGEPSYLSLLAQQDELLACAETSADEPAFWLYTSGSTGRPKGVIHLHQSMVVCAEKYGKATLGLRQDDITYSVAKMSFAYGLGNTLYMPMAVGAASVLSDASNAFDIIADIQRYRPTILFGIPSVYAGILALHEIAPLDVSSLRLCVSAAEQLPKTIWQQWLETYNHEICEGIGTTEFLHIFLSNQIGKCKPGSSGRPIPGYDVQIIDDNGLICSPGEIGNLQVTGESLMLAYWRRLQQTRKAIYGDTMRTGDKYLRDAEGYFWFMGRNDDLFKVNGQWISPMEIEDILHQHPQILEVAVVPESSNEEQLTQIVAYISLKPGQASSPEIKTNIRKFAKQQLPHFKAPKKVYFVEKLPRTSTGKIHRRLLSKNPALIATTSL; this is encoded by the coding sequence ATGATTTCTGAACAGTTACCCGATATATTTAACGTTGCTGCTTACTTTATAGAAAGCAACTTAGTACAAGGCAGAAGCGACAAAATCGCCTTTTATTATCAGAACGAAACATATACTTATGCCCAAGTCAGCAATTTAACCCAACGTAGTGCCAAACTACTCGCCAATCTTGGTGTAGAAGCAGAAAATCGCATAGCAATTTTGTTGCCAGATTCCCCAGAGTTTGTTTTTGCCTTTTGGGGCGCAATTTGGCTAGGAGCCGTGCCAGTTCCGATTAATACGACTTGTAGCCTTGATGATATTCAATATATCCTGCAAGATTCTCGTGCCAAAGTCTTATTAACTACCCAAGAGTGGGAAGAAAAACTAACTCCCATCCAATCACAATTCTTACGTCATGTGCTGTTAAAAGATGGAGAACCTTCTTATCTTTCTCTACTCGCTCAACAAGATGAACTGTTAGCTTGCGCCGAGACTTCAGCCGATGAACCAGCTTTCTGGCTTTATACATCTGGTAGTACAGGCCGCCCCAAAGGAGTGATTCACCTGCATCAAAGTATGGTGGTTTGTGCAGAAAAGTATGGTAAAGCAACTTTAGGTTTGCGCCAAGATGACATCACCTATTCAGTTGCCAAAATGTCCTTTGCCTATGGCTTGGGGAATACCCTATATATGCCAATGGCAGTAGGTGCAGCTAGTGTGTTATCTGATGCTAGTAATGCCTTTGATATCATTGCAGATATTCAGCGTTATCGACCAACAATTTTGTTTGGCATACCCAGCGTTTATGCTGGTATTCTGGCTCTCCATGAAATCGCACCTCTAGATGTGTCTTCTTTGCGGTTGTGTGTATCGGCGGCTGAACAATTACCCAAAACTATTTGGCAGCAGTGGCTTGAAACATACAACCATGAAATTTGTGAAGGAATTGGAACTACTGAGTTTTTACATATATTTCTCTCCAATCAAATAGGAAAGTGCAAACCAGGAAGTTCTGGCCGCCCTATTCCTGGTTATGATGTCCAAATTATTGACGACAATGGTCTTATTTGCTCTCCTGGTGAGATTGGGAATCTCCAAGTCACAGGAGAAAGTCTAATGTTGGCGTATTGGAGGCGACTGCAACAAACCCGCAAAGCGATTTATGGCGACACAATGCGAACTGGAGATAAGTATTTGCGGGATGCTGAGGGATATTTCTGGTTTATGGGACGCAATGACGACCTTTTTAAAGTCAATGGTCAATGGATATCACCAATGGAAATTGAGGATATATTGCATCAACATCCCCAAATTCTGGAGGTGGCTGTTGTACCTGAGTCTAGTAATGAAGAACAGTTAACTCAGATTGTGGCTTATATCAGTCTCAAGCCAGGACAAGCATCTTCACCAGAAATAAAAACAAATATTCGTAAATTCGCCAAACAACAATTGCCACATTTTAAGGCTCCTAAAAAAGTTTACTTTGTAGAAAAATTACCGCGTACTTCAACCGGAAAAATTCACCGTAGATTATTAAGTAAGAATCCAGCTTTAATTGCAACTACAAGTTTGTAA